From Methylomonas sp. EFPC3, a single genomic window includes:
- a CDS encoding EAL domain-containing protein, which translates to MTEAISKEPQAVGHLLVSVMGLLLIQLASLTLPVAELARQIQPHSLSTHNLMEGVSIVISASVFAVGWSVYQKENSGGFVVMACCFLGVALLDFLHTLSFKGMPAFVSESGAEKAIAFWLMARGLAAVGLIACAVPCKRLLSPAFRWSVLVCVIGLCGVGAWLVFFHQARLPATFDETTGLTPFKKNSEYLLAALYGLIAVVFVYQAGWRRNCDAAGLAAAAAVMAMSELFVTFYTSVADLYILLGHVYKVFAYAFIYRSIFVSSVQRPYQRLFAAHQALSASETRFHAIIDESPVAYVVYDTQGRIDYLNPAFVKIFGYDRSDIPSLAEWWWLAHPDAEYRQQVIGRWHEYRRLYDESGELSPPQELAVRAKNGSLHTVLVNNVVLDNTPAATNFLMLHDVSDRVEAMRRLAESVDMLQTVIDTIPSRVFWKDLDSRYLGANIAFSRDAGLSGPEQLIGKLDSELAWRDFGDKYRADDLQVIRSNAPKLDYEEAQIDPHGNTVWLKTSKVPLRDAQRRPIGVLGVYDDITARKLAEQEMQLASLVYLNSSEAMLVTDGSGLIITVNPAFTKVTGYAADEVIGRSFTGLSPEQHDQAFFKTVLRVTNTQGHWAGEIGGRRKNGEDCVHWVTVNSIYNETGGVHRRVALITDITERKKSEQLIWRQANFDPLTSLPNRNMFLDRLDREIKKALRHSQKVALMFLDLDRFKDVNDSLGHFMGDVLLKEAAHRLCESVRDSDSIARLGGDEFTIILGELEHTESVDRIADSILQRLAQPFSLGNEIAYISASIGIAVFPDDGNDSEALLKNADQAMYAAKNQGRDRYQYFTAQMQLQSQKRLRLANDLHAALAKNQLLLHYQPIVDFGSGRLAKAEALLRWQHPDLGMVSPAEFIPIAEDTGSIVEIGDWVFADAVRQLKQWRELYQPQFQISVNKSPVQFRKQAVESQAWVAVLQELGLPGDSIVVEITEGALLEASDASREQLLVFRDAGIQVALDDFGTGYSSLAYLKKFDIDYIKIDQTFVRNMVAESSDMALCEAIVVMAHKLGIKVVAEGIETAEQYQLLRRIGCDYGQGYLISKPVPAEQFERLFATGIMVADAAG; encoded by the coding sequence ATGACCGAAGCCATCAGCAAAGAACCGCAAGCCGTTGGGCATTTGCTGGTATCGGTTATGGGCTTGTTGCTGATTCAACTTGCCAGCCTGACGCTTCCCGTCGCCGAGTTGGCCCGGCAAATTCAGCCGCATTCGTTGTCGACCCACAATCTGATGGAAGGCGTTTCCATCGTAATTTCCGCGTCGGTGTTCGCGGTGGGCTGGAGCGTCTACCAAAAAGAAAATTCGGGCGGATTCGTGGTGATGGCGTGCTGTTTTCTCGGCGTCGCCTTGCTGGATTTTTTGCATACCCTGTCTTTCAAAGGCATGCCGGCGTTCGTCAGCGAGAGCGGAGCGGAAAAAGCGATTGCATTTTGGCTGATGGCCAGAGGCCTTGCCGCAGTGGGGTTAATTGCCTGCGCGGTACCGTGCAAACGTCTATTGTCCCCGGCCTTTCGCTGGTCCGTGCTGGTTTGCGTGATCGGCCTGTGCGGCGTCGGCGCTTGGCTGGTATTTTTCCATCAGGCCCGGTTGCCGGCCACCTTCGACGAAACTACCGGCCTGACGCCGTTCAAGAAAAATAGCGAGTACCTGTTGGCAGCCCTGTACGGCTTGATCGCAGTGGTATTCGTTTATCAGGCCGGTTGGCGCCGTAACTGCGATGCCGCCGGTTTGGCCGCCGCCGCCGCGGTCATGGCGATGAGCGAGTTGTTCGTCACCTTTTATACCAGCGTCGCCGATTTGTACATTTTGCTCGGCCACGTCTACAAAGTCTTTGCCTATGCCTTTATCTACCGTTCGATATTCGTGTCGAGCGTGCAACGGCCTTATCAACGTCTGTTCGCGGCTCACCAAGCCTTGTCGGCCAGCGAGACCAGGTTTCACGCCATCATTGACGAATCGCCGGTGGCTTACGTGGTTTACGATACCCAGGGGCGTATCGATTATTTGAATCCGGCCTTCGTCAAAATTTTCGGTTACGACCGCAGCGATATTCCGAGTTTGGCCGAGTGGTGGTGGTTGGCGCATCCCGATGCCGAGTACCGCCAGCAAGTGATCGGCCGCTGGCACGAATACCGCCGGCTTTACGACGAATCCGGCGAACTGTCGCCGCCGCAGGAGTTGGCGGTCCGTGCCAAGAACGGCAGCCTGCACACGGTATTGGTCAATAACGTGGTGCTGGACAACACGCCGGCCGCCACCAATTTTCTGATGTTGCACGACGTGTCCGACCGGGTGGAGGCGATGCGGCGGCTGGCGGAGTCGGTCGATATGCTGCAAACCGTGATCGATACCATTCCCAGCCGGGTATTTTGGAAAGACCTGGATTCGCGTTACTTGGGCGCCAATATCGCTTTCAGCCGCGACGCGGGCTTGTCCGGGCCGGAACAATTAATCGGCAAACTGGATAGCGAGTTGGCTTGGCGCGACTTCGGCGACAAATACCGGGCCGACGACCTGCAGGTCATCCGGAGCAATGCGCCGAAACTGGATTACGAGGAAGCTCAAATCGATCCGCACGGCAATACCGTCTGGTTGAAGACCTCGAAAGTCCCGCTACGCGACGCCCAGCGCCGGCCGATTGGGGTGCTGGGCGTTTACGATGACATCACGGCGCGCAAATTGGCCGAACAGGAAATGCAGCTCGCTTCGCTGGTCTACCTGAACAGTAGCGAAGCGATGCTGGTGACCGACGGCAGCGGGCTGATCATTACCGTGAATCCGGCCTTTACCAAAGTAACCGGTTACGCCGCCGACGAAGTCATCGGTCGTTCGTTCACCGGCCTGAGCCCGGAACAGCACGATCAGGCTTTTTTCAAAACCGTGTTGCGGGTAACCAATACTCAGGGGCATTGGGCCGGAGAGATCGGCGGCCGCCGCAAAAACGGGGAGGATTGCGTCCACTGGGTAACGGTCAATTCCATTTATAACGAAACCGGCGGCGTGCATCGGCGGGTCGCTTTGATTACCGATATTACCGAGCGCAAAAAATCCGAGCAATTGATCTGGCGCCAGGCCAATTTCGATCCGCTGACCAGTCTGCCCAACCGCAATATGTTTTTGGACCGTCTGGACCGGGAAATCAAAAAAGCTTTACGCCACAGCCAAAAAGTCGCGCTGATGTTTTTGGATCTTGACCGGTTCAAGGATGTCAACGACAGCCTGGGCCATTTCATGGGCGATGTATTGTTGAAAGAAGCCGCACACCGCCTGTGCGAAAGCGTGCGTGATTCCGACAGTATTGCCCGGCTCGGCGGCGACGAGTTCACAATCATTCTGGGCGAATTGGAACACACCGAAAGCGTCGACCGGATTGCCGACAGCATTTTGCAGCGATTGGCCCAGCCTTTCTCGTTGGGGAATGAGATCGCCTATATCTCCGCCAGCATCGGCATCGCCGTGTTTCCCGACGACGGTAATGACTCGGAAGCGCTGTTGAAGAACGCCGACCAAGCCATGTATGCCGCCAAAAACCAAGGCCGCGACCGTTACCAATATTTCACCGCGCAAATGCAACTGCAATCGCAAAAGCGTCTGCGTCTGGCCAACGATCTGCATGCGGCGTTGGCAAAAAACCAGTTGTTGTTGCATTACCAGCCCATAGTCGACTTCGGCTCGGGTCGGTTGGCAAAAGCCGAAGCACTGCTGCGCTGGCAACATCCGGATCTGGGGATGGTCAGTCCGGCCGAATTTATTCCGATTGCCGAGGATACCGGCAGTATCGTCGAAATCGGCGATTGGGTATTCGCCGACGCGGTGCGGCAGCTCAAACAATGGCGCGAGTTGTACCAACCGCAGTTTCAAATCAGCGTCAATAAATCCCCGGTACAGTTTCGAAAGCAGGCCGTAGAGAGCCAGGCCTGGGTGGCAGTGTTGCAGGAATTAGGTTTGCCGGGCGACAGCATAGTTGTGGAAATTACCGAGGGTGCGTTGTTGGAAGCCAGCGACGCCAGTCGCGAACAATTGTTAGTATTCCGCGATGCCGGGATTCAGGTGGCGCTGGACGACTTTGGTACCGGTTATTCGTCGCTGGCTTACCTGAAAAAGTTCGATATCGACTACATCAAAATCGACCAGACCTTCGTGCGCAACATGGTAGCGGAATCCAGCGATATGGCCTTGTGCGAAGCGATCGTGGTAATGGCGCACAAGTTGGGGATCAAAGTGGTCGCCGAAGGCATCGAGACCGCAGAGCAATACCAGTTGTTGCGACGGATAGGCTGCGATTACGGCCAGGGCTATCTGATTTCGAAGCCGGTGCCGGCCGAGCAGTTCGAGCGCTTGTTCGCAACCGGGATTATGGTGGCTGACGCGGCCGGATAA